A single Clostridia bacterium DNA region contains:
- a CDS encoding single-stranded DNA-binding protein: MNKVFLIGNLTKDPEVSSTNNGIPVCKFTLAVSRRFGNTETDFLPVIVWRGQAENCGKFLKKGSKAAVAGSVQTRSYDANDGSKRYITEIVADEVQFLSTKGMEGDVAPAPVSAPQSARIGSAVTEDDLPF; encoded by the coding sequence ATGAATAAAGTATTTTTAATCGGTAATTTAACGAAAGATCCCGAAGTTTCGAGCACCAATAACGGTATTCCCGTTTGCAAGTTCACCCTTGCGGTTTCGAGGCGTTTCGGAAACACCGAGACCGACTTCCTTCCCGTCATCGTTTGGAGAGGGCAGGCGGAGAACTGCGGCAAATTCCTGAAAAAGGGCAGCAAAGCCGCGGTCGCGGGTTCGGTGCAAACCCGTTCGTACGACGCGAACGACGGCTCCAAGCGCTACATCACCGAGATCGTTGCCGACGAAGTACAATTCCTTTCCACCAAAGGTATGGAAGGAGACGTCGCTCCCGCTCCCGTTTCCGCGCCGCAATCCGCGCGCATCGGTTCGGCTGTGACGGAAGACGATCTTCCCTTCTGA
- the gltX gene encoding glutamate--tRNA ligase — MEVRTRFAPSPTGFMHIGNLRTALYAYLFAKANGGKFIVRIEDTDQGRYVEGAVDVIFNTLKQAGIEYDEGPGKEASEDSYVQSERKAIYKKYAEELIRRGGAYYCFCKGRDMTDGGTVKYDKRCYRLSKEEVAERLARGDSYVVRQNIPETDGVSSYTDLVYGEISVAYKDMEDAVLLKSDGMPTYNFANVVDDHLMGITHVIRGNEYLSSTPKYNLIYDAFGWERPQYIHLPPIMKDKERKLSKRYGDANFDDFVKKGYLPEAIVNYIALLGWSPKNNEEMLSMDELIRLFSVDGVCISPAIFDEAKLRWLNGNYIKKMTVPEFIKAAKPFLDASKVGGKYDYELLAPLLIPRVEILSEIPTLVDFLEEYGTFDLALFNHQKMKTDAALAKKAIEAALPAIEKMENWDMTVLHDLLVSEAEAAGMKKGQMLWSFRIAITGRASTPGGATEMAELLGKDETIRRLRFALDLLEKAE; from the coding sequence ATGGAAGTTCGCACGAGATTTGCCCCGAGTCCGACGGGGTTTATGCATATCGGAAACTTACGCACCGCCCTTTACGCCTACCTTTTCGCAAAAGCGAACGGCGGTAAGTTCATCGTCCGCATCGAAGACACCGATCAAGGTCGTTACGTCGAAGGCGCGGTGGACGTCATTTTCAACACGCTGAAACAAGCGGGGATCGAATACGACGAAGGCCCCGGCAAAGAGGCTTCCGAAGACAGCTACGTCCAAAGCGAGCGCAAGGCGATCTATAAAAAGTACGCCGAAGAGCTCATTCGCCGCGGCGGCGCGTACTACTGCTTTTGCAAAGGGCGCGACATGACGGACGGCGGGACGGTCAAGTACGACAAACGCTGCTACCGCCTCTCCAAAGAAGAAGTCGCGGAACGCCTCGCGCGCGGCGACAGCTACGTCGTTCGCCAAAACATTCCCGAAACGGACGGTGTCAGCTCTTATACCGACCTCGTCTACGGCGAGATCAGCGTCGCCTATAAGGATATGGAAGACGCGGTCCTTTTGAAAAGCGACGGAATGCCGACGTATAACTTCGCGAACGTCGTGGACGATCATCTGATGGGGATCACGCACGTCATTCGCGGAAACGAATATCTTTCCAGCACGCCGAAGTACAATTTGATCTACGACGCGTTCGGCTGGGAACGCCCGCAATACATCCACCTGCCCCCGATCATGAAGGATAAGGAGCGCAAACTCAGCAAGCGTTACGGCGACGCGAATTTCGACGATTTCGTTAAAAAAGGCTATCTGCCCGAAGCGATCGTCAACTATATCGCCCTGCTCGGTTGGAGCCCGAAGAATAACGAGGAAATGCTCTCGATGGACGAGCTGATCCGCCTCTTCTCCGTGGACGGCGTCTGCATCTCTCCCGCGATCTTCGACGAAGCGAAACTCCGCTGGTTGAACGGAAACTATATCAAGAAAATGACCGTGCCCGAATTCATCAAAGCGGCGAAGCCCTTCCTCGACGCGTCCAAGGTCGGCGGCAAGTACGACTACGAGCTTCTCGCGCCCCTTTTGATCCCCCGCGTCGAGATCCTCTCCGAGATTCCCACTCTCGTGGACTTCCTCGAAGAGTACGGCACATTCGATCTCGCGCTTTTCAATCATCAAAAGATGAAGACGGACGCCGCGCTTGCGAAAAAAGCGATCGAAGCCGCCCTGCCCGCGATCGAAAAAATGGAGAATTGGGATATGACCGTCCTGCACGATCTTCTCGTCTCCGAAGCCGAAGCCGCGGGAATGAAGAAAGGACAGATGCTTTGGTCTTTCCGCATCGCGATCACGGGAAGAGCTTCGACCCCCGGCGGCGCGACCGAAATGGCGGAACTCCTCGGGAAAGACGAGACGATCCGCCGCCTGAGATTCGCTTTGGATCTCCTCGAAAAGGCGGAATAA
- a CDS encoding spore maturation protein A: MSVVFFLMVFSSIGYILFTDPEGAISAALAGAENAVALSIKMLAVYALWLGVLGVMQRNGVTKAVSRLFRPLTRRLFKGESDEAHDLISQNLAANFLGVGGAATPLGIRATALMQGEKEEATDNAVLFIVLNACGVQLIPGTIIALRAGAGSASPSDIFLPTALCTLLTAGIGVLLCFLFRRRK; encoded by the coding sequence ATGAGCGTCGTCTTTTTTCTGATGGTTTTTTCTTCGATCGGATATATACTTTTCACGGATCCCGAAGGGGCGATCTCCGCCGCGCTTGCGGGCGCGGAAAATGCCGTCGCGCTGTCGATCAAGATGCTCGCGGTCTACGCCTTATGGCTCGGCGTCCTCGGCGTGATGCAAAGAAACGGCGTAACGAAGGCGGTTTCGCGCCTGTTTCGCCCTCTGACGAGGAGATTATTCAAGGGGGAATCGGACGAGGCGCACGATCTTATTTCCCAAAACCTCGCGGCGAATTTCCTCGGAGTGGGCGGCGCCGCCACACCGCTCGGGATCCGCGCGACCGCCTTGATGCAGGGGGAAAAGGAAGAGGCGACGGATAACGCCGTCCTTTTTATCGTCTTAAACGCTTGCGGCGTGCAGTTGATCCCGGGGACGATCATCGCCCTGCGCGCGGGCGCGGGGAGCGCGTCGCCGTCCGATATCTTTTTGCCGACCGCGCTTTGCACTCTTCTTACGGCGGGGATCGGCGTTTTGCTTTGCTTTCTCTTTCGCAGACGGAAATGA
- the rpsR gene encoding 30S ribosomal protein S18 produces MKNMEDKGAKRPMRKPAKKKVCIFCVDKVTEIDYKDVQKLKKFITESGKIAPRRSTGVCAKHQRLLATAIKRARVMALLPEPGSDKE; encoded by the coding sequence ATGAAAAATATGGAAGATAAAGGCGCAAAGCGCCCCATGAGAAAACCCGCGAAGAAAAAAGTTTGCATTTTCTGCGTGGATAAAGTAACGGAAATCGATTATAAGGACGTGCAAAAGCTCAAAAAGTTCATCACCGAGAGCGGCAAGATCGCTCCCAGACGTTCCACGGGCGTTTGCGCGAAGCACCAAAGACTTCTCGCGACCGCGATCAAACGCGCGAGAGTGATGGCGCTTTTGCCCGAGCCGGGTTCCGATAAAGAATAA
- the lysS gene encoding lysine--tRNA ligase: protein MEEQNTLENIQEAKKVRLTKLASLVEKGEDPFTIVKYEKTHSSEEIKSAADELDGKEVSIAGRLVSRRIMGKASFAHLLDGDGKIQIYVRRDDIGENEYMAFKQLDIGDIIGVKGFVFRTQTGEISVHAKGYTLLSKSLLPLPEKFHGLQDTDLRYRQRYVDLIANPEVKEVFIKRSKIISTIREVLDGKGFIEVETPVLNTLAGGANARPFITHHNTLDIDMYMRIATELHLKRCIVGGFEKVYEIGRQFRNEGMDTKHNPEFTTIEIYQAYVDYHEMMNITEELYTAAAMKVVGSLDINYQGQELHLQTPWERLTMVEAVKKYTGLDFDNDPLPELIARGNKMGLDMPESTSWGNALYNIFDAFVEEKLTGPVFITDYPVEVSPLAKRKPSDPRLTERFEFFICSSEGGNAFSELNDPLDQRKRFEAQMAAKAQGDEEAQPYDEDFCTALEYGMPPTGGLGIGIDRMVMFLTDSKSIRDVLLFPTMKPLGERK from the coding sequence ATGGAAGAACAAAACACCTTGGAAAATATACAGGAAGCGAAAAAGGTCAGGCTGACGAAGCTTGCCTCTTTGGTCGAGAAAGGCGAAGATCCGTTTACGATCGTCAAGTACGAGAAGACGCATTCTTCCGAAGAGATCAAGAGCGCGGCGGACGAGCTGGACGGAAAAGAAGTCTCGATCGCGGGCAGATTGGTCTCCCGCCGCATTATGGGAAAAGCGAGCTTCGCGCACCTTTTGGACGGAGACGGAAAGATCCAGATCTACGTCAGAAGGGACGATATCGGCGAGAACGAATATATGGCGTTCAAGCAGCTTGATATCGGCGATATCATCGGCGTGAAAGGCTTCGTCTTCCGCACGCAGACGGGCGAAATCAGCGTTCACGCGAAAGGCTACACCCTTCTTTCCAAATCCCTTTTGCCTCTTCCCGAGAAGTTCCACGGTTTGCAGGATACCGACCTTCGCTATCGCCAGCGTTACGTCGACTTGATCGCGAACCCCGAAGTCAAAGAAGTCTTCATCAAGCGCAGTAAGATCATTTCCACGATCCGCGAAGTCTTGGACGGAAAAGGGTTTATCGAAGTCGAGACCCCCGTCCTGAACACGCTTGCCGGCGGCGCGAACGCCCGCCCCTTCATCACGCACCACAACACGCTCGATATCGATATGTATATGCGTATCGCGACGGAGCTTCATTTGAAACGCTGCATCGTCGGCGGCTTCGAAAAGGTCTACGAGATCGGCAGACAGTTCCGTAACGAGGGGATGGACACAAAGCATAACCCCGAATTCACGACGATCGAGATCTATCAGGCGTACGTCGATTATCACGAGATGATGAACATCACCGAAGAGCTTTACACCGCCGCGGCGATGAAAGTCGTCGGCTCCTTGGATATCAACTACCAAGGGCAGGAACTCCATCTCCAAACGCCGTGGGAAAGGCTGACGATGGTCGAAGCCGTCAAGAAGTACACGGGGTTGGATTTCGATAACGATCCGCTTCCCGAGCTGATCGCGCGCGGAAACAAAATGGGGCTCGATATGCCCGAGAGCACCTCTTGGGGCAACGCGCTTTACAATATCTTCGACGCGTTTGTCGAGGAAAAACTCACGGGTCCCGTCTTCATTACCGATTATCCGGTCGAGGTTAGCCCGCTTGCGAAGAGAAAGCCTTCCGACCCCCGCTTGACGGAGCGTTTCGAGTTTTTCATCTGCTCTTCCGAGGGCGGAAACGCGTTCAGCGAGCTCAACGATCCTTTGGATCAGAGGAAGCGTTTCGAAGCGCAAATGGCGGCGAAAGCGCAGGGCGACGAAGAAGCGCAACCCTACGACGAGGATTTCTGCACCGCGCTCGAATACGGAATGCCGCCGACGGGCGGTCTTGGGATCGGGATCGACAGAATGGTTATGTTCCTGACCGATTCGAAATCGATCCGCGACGTCCTTTTGTTCCCGACGATGAAGCCTCTCGGCGAGCGCAAATAA
- a CDS encoding protein-ADP-ribose hydrolase has protein sequence MSDLSWCVEYLAKQNGEDPSAFSSSEETFRALQNVTMPFSLGDEFYERQDAVLQTILASKKVVSAGEIESIEGKICLYQGDITLLAVDAIVNACNRRLLGCFAPGCHCVDNAIHSFAGLQVRRDLMKVMKEQGHDEPNGKCKVTKGYNLPAKYVFHTVGPIYSGSEKDAEDLKSCYESCLRKANETGLSSLAFCSLSTGVFGYPNGEAAAIAVGAVRAFLSSENRSLEKVVFCVFSERDRRAYQALLSPKESSHAE, from the coding sequence ATGAGCGATCTTTCTTGGTGCGTCGAATATCTCGCGAAGCAAAACGGGGAAGATCCCAGCGCGTTTTCTTCGAGCGAGGAGACGTTCCGCGCGCTGCAAAACGTCACGATGCCGTTTTCGCTCGGCGATGAATTTTACGAGAGGCAGGACGCCGTCTTGCAAACGATCCTTGCGTCGAAAAAAGTCGTTTCCGCGGGCGAGATCGAATCGATCGAGGGGAAGATCTGCCTGTATCAAGGGGATATCACCCTTCTCGCGGTTGACGCGATCGTAAACGCTTGCAATCGCAGGTTGCTCGGATGCTTCGCGCCCGGGTGTCATTGCGTGGACAACGCGATCCATTCCTTCGCGGGTTTGCAGGTCAGGCGGGATCTGATGAAGGTCATGAAAGAGCAGGGGCATGACGAGCCGAACGGAAAGTGCAAGGTTACGAAAGGCTATAATCTCCCCGCAAAGTACGTTTTCCATACGGTCGGACCTATTTATTCGGGAAGTGAAAAGGACGCCGAGGATCTCAAAAGCTGCTACGAGTCGTGTTTGAGAAAAGCGAACGAAACGGGGCTTTCTTCCCTTGCGTTTTGCTCTTTATCGACGGGCGTTTTCGGCTATCCGAACGGGGAAGCCGCCGCGATCGCGGTCGGCGCGGTGCGCGCCTTTCTTTCGTCCGAAAACCGAAGCCTTGAAAAGGTCGTTTTCTGCGTTTTCTCCGAGCGGGATCGGCGCGCGTATCAAGCGTTGCTGTCGCCGAAAGAATCTTCTCACGCGGAGTAA
- a CDS encoding zinc ribbon-containing protein, with protein sequence MKYYHTGEKPGDGVYSCTNCGTDVCLGKNDKIPPCPKCTNTSFTKE encoded by the coding sequence ATGAAGTACTATCACACCGGCGAAAAACCCGGCGACGGCGTTTACAGCTGCACGAACTGCGGCACGGACGTCTGCCTCGGCAAGAACGACAAGATTCCGCCTTGCCCGAAATGCACGAATACTTCTTTCACCAAGGAGTAA
- a CDS encoding pyridoxamine 5'-phosphate oxidase family protein translates to MNKIVEELKKVGVFYIATVEKDQPRVRPFGSVTEFEGEAFICCGNFKEVYKQIAANPKVELCGMYDQTSWLRVTATLVEDDRIEVQDAVLADPTGPKGLYTAGDGRFATFKLTDAKAVKFSFFTAPEEIR, encoded by the coding sequence ATGAATAAAATCGTGGAAGAACTCAAAAAGGTCGGCGTGTTTTATATCGCGACGGTCGAGAAAGATCAGCCGAGGGTTCGCCCGTTCGGAAGCGTTACCGAATTCGAAGGGGAAGCGTTTATCTGCTGCGGGAACTTCAAGGAAGTCTATAAGCAGATCGCGGCGAATCCGAAGGTGGAACTTTGCGGAATGTACGATCAAACTTCGTGGCTTCGCGTTACGGCTACGCTCGTAGAGGACGATCGGATCGAAGTCCAAGACGCGGTTCTGGCGGATCCGACCGGTCCGAAAGGACTTTATACGGCGGGCGACGGTCGCTTCGCCACGTTCAAACTGACCGACGCGAAAGCGGTCAAATTCAGCTTTTTCACCGCGCCCGAAGAGATTCGATGA
- a CDS encoding superinfection immunity protein, with amino-acid sequence MFMKIWSYVLLAVLVVAALFLYFVPTVIAFKSGRDGKWLIFALNALLGVTILGWIGALLWATSPRTSAQK; translated from the coding sequence ATGTTTATGAAAATTTGGTCGTACGTTTTACTCGCCGTCTTAGTCGTCGCCGCGCTGTTTTTGTACTTCGTGCCGACCGTGATCGCGTTTAAGAGCGGAAGAGACGGGAAATGGCTGATCTTCGCGCTGAACGCCCTGCTCGGCGTAACGATCCTCGGTTGGATCGGCGCGCTTCTTTGGGCGACCTCGCCGAGAACTTCCGCGCAAAAATGA
- a CDS encoding ABC transporter ATP-binding protein: MLEIRNLSKAYGAKKAVDDVSFSVGAGELCAFIGHNGAGKTTTLKCVAGILAFDEGEILIDGDPIATRPLDAKRKFAYIPDNPDLYDYMTGMQYLNFISDIFGLSEEERKTNILKYARDLELSEEELGAPIGSYSHGMKQKLAVISALIHSPKLILLDEPFVGLDPKASFVLKEIMRDFCAKGGAILFSTHILEVAERLCDRVAIIKQGKLVTFGKMDEVKGDSSLEDIFLELEA, encoded by the coding sequence ATGCTCGAAATCAGAAATTTAAGTAAGGCATACGGGGCGAAAAAAGCGGTGGACGACGTGTCGTTTTCCGTCGGCGCGGGCGAGCTTTGCGCGTTTATCGGTCATAACGGCGCGGGCAAGACGACGACGTTGAAATGCGTGGCGGGGATCCTCGCGTTCGACGAGGGAGAGATCCTGATCGACGGCGACCCGATCGCGACGCGCCCGCTGGACGCGAAACGCAAGTTCGCCTACATTCCCGACAATCCCGACCTGTACGATTATATGACCGGGATGCAGTATCTGAATTTCATCTCGGATATTTTCGGCTTGTCCGAGGAAGAGCGCAAAACGAACATTTTGAAGTACGCGCGCGATCTCGAACTCTCCGAAGAAGAGCTCGGCGCGCCGATCGGCTCGTATTCCCACGGTATGAAGCAAAAGCTCGCCGTGATCTCCGCTTTGATCCATTCCCCGAAGCTCATTCTTTTGGACGAGCCTTTCGTCGGGCTTGATCCCAAGGCGAGTTTCGTCTTGAAAGAGATCATGCGGGACTTCTGCGCGAAAGGGGGCGCGATCCTTTTTTCCACCCATATTCTCGAAGTCGCGGAAAGGCTCTGCGATCGCGTCGCGATCATCAAGCAGGGCAAGCTCGTGACCTTCGGCAAGATGGACGAAGTCAAGGGAGATTCTTCTCTCGAAGATATCTTCCTCGAATTGGAGGCGTAA
- a CDS encoding ribonucleoside triphosphate reductase, with translation MLNVKKRDGQIVPFDLGKIKVAIVKAFDSVNRAHTDDIIDLIALKVCADFQNKVKDDCVTVEDIQDSVEVVLIQASFVDVSKSYILYRKQHEKVRNMRSTLVDYKSTVDNYLKINDWRVKENSTVTYSVGGLILSNSGAVTANYWLSEIYDDEIADAHRNADIHIHDLSMLTGYCAGWSLKQLIQEGLGGVPGKITSAPAGHLSTLCNQMVNFLGIMQNEWAGAQAFSSFDTYLAPFVKVDNLSYKETKQCIQSFIYGVNTPSRWGTQSPFTNITLDWVVPNDMAELNAIVGGKEMDFKYKDCVKEMAMVNKAFIEIMIEGDANGRGFQYPIPTYSITRNFDWSETENNKLLFEMTAKYGTPYFSNYINSDMEPSDVRSMCCRLRLDLRELRKKSGGFFGSGESTGSVGVVTINMPRIAYLSKTEDEYFQRLTRLMDLAARSLKIKRNVITKLLNEGLYPYTKRYLGTFNNHFSTIGLVGMNEACLNANWIGKDLTHKEAQEFTKKTLNFMREKLSDYQEEYGDLYNLEATPAESTAYRLAKHDKKRFPDIITASEGDATPYYTNSSHLPVGFTSDIFDALDIQDDLQTLYTSGTVFHAFLGQKLDSWQAAANLVRKIAENYKLPYYTMSPTYSICAEHGYLSGEVRKCPVCGRSTEVYSRITGYYRPVQNWNDGKVEEFKHRKTYDIAGSVFKGGDVKNDAEGAVAKEAQAAAAEGMILFTTKTCPNCKMSKMMLDKAGIAYTPIDAEDNKDQTVKMGVRKAPTLLVPNAAGGYDRFENASEIKGFIENCKK, from the coding sequence ATGTTAAACGTAAAGAAAAGAGACGGACAAATCGTGCCTTTCGATCTCGGAAAGATCAAAGTCGCGATCGTAAAAGCATTCGATTCGGTCAACCGCGCGCATACGGACGACATCATTGATTTAATCGCGCTGAAAGTTTGCGCGGATTTCCAGAATAAGGTTAAAGACGATTGCGTAACCGTCGAAGACATTCAGGACAGCGTCGAGGTCGTCTTGATCCAAGCGAGCTTCGTGGACGTTTCCAAGAGTTACATTCTTTACAGAAAGCAACACGAGAAAGTGCGTAATATGCGCTCCACGCTCGTCGACTATAAGTCCACCGTCGATAACTATTTGAAGATCAACGACTGGCGCGTTAAGGAAAACAGCACCGTGACCTATTCGGTCGGCGGTTTGATTCTTTCCAACAGCGGCGCGGTCACCGCGAACTACTGGCTCAGCGAGATCTATGACGACGAGATCGCGGACGCGCACCGTAACGCGGATATCCATATCCACGACCTTTCGATGCTGACCGGTTATTGCGCGGGTTGGAGCTTGAAGCAGCTGATCCAAGAAGGTCTCGGCGGCGTCCCCGGAAAGATCACTTCCGCTCCCGCGGGTCACCTTTCCACCCTGTGTAACCAAATGGTGAACTTTCTCGGCATTATGCAGAACGAATGGGCGGGCGCGCAGGCGTTCTCCTCGTTCGACACCTATCTCGCGCCGTTCGTAAAGGTGGATAACCTTTCTTACAAAGAGACCAAGCAATGCATCCAATCCTTCATTTACGGCGTCAACACCCCCTCTCGCTGGGGCACGCAATCTCCGTTTACGAATATCACGCTTGACTGGGTCGTTCCGAACGATATGGCGGAGCTGAACGCAATCGTCGGCGGCAAGGAAATGGACTTCAAGTATAAGGACTGCGTCAAAGAAATGGCGATGGTCAATAAAGCCTTTATCGAGATCATGATCGAAGGCGACGCGAACGGCCGCGGCTTTCAATATCCGATCCCGACCTATTCGATCACCCGCAATTTCGACTGGTCCGAAACCGAGAACAACAAACTCCTTTTCGAAATGACCGCAAAGTACGGAACGCCGTATTTCAGCAACTATATCAACAGCGATATGGAGCCGTCCGACGTCCGTTCGATGTGCTGCCGCTTGCGCCTCGATCTCCGCGAGCTCAGGAAAAAGTCCGGCGGTTTCTTCGGCAGCGGCGAAAGCACGGGCAGCGTCGGCGTCGTTACGATCAATATGCCGCGTATCGCCTATCTTTCCAAGACCGAAGACGAGTATTTCCAAAGATTGACCCGCTTGATGGATCTCGCGGCGCGTTCTTTGAAGATCAAAAGAAATGTCATCACCAAGCTTTTGAACGAAGGCTTGTATCCCTACACGAAGCGTTACCTCGGCACCTTCAATAACCACTTCTCGACGATCGGTCTCGTCGGTATGAACGAAGCCTGCCTGAACGCGAATTGGATCGGTAAGGATCTGACGCACAAAGAGGCGCAGGAGTTTACGAAGAAGACCTTGAACTTTATGAGAGAAAAGCTCTCCGATTATCAAGAAGAGTACGGCGATCTTTATAACCTCGAAGCGACTCCCGCGGAATCCACCGCGTATCGCCTCGCGAAGCACGACAAGAAGAGATTCCCCGATATCATCACCGCTTCGGAAGGAGACGCGACTCCGTACTACACCAACAGCTCGCACCTTCCCGTCGGCTTTACTTCCGATATCTTCGACGCTTTGGATATCCAAGACGATCTCCAAACGCTTTACACCTCCGGAACGGTCTTCCACGCTTTCCTCGGTCAGAAACTCGACAGCTGGCAGGCGGCGGCGAACCTCGTCAGAAAGATCGCGGAGAACTATAAGCTTCCGTACTACACGATGAGCCCGACGTACTCGATCTGCGCCGAACACGGATATCTCTCCGGCGAGGTCAGAAAGTGCCCCGTCTGCGGCAGATCCACCGAAGTGTACAGCCGTATCACGGGCTACTATCGCCCCGTCCAAAACTGGAACGACGGCAAGGTCGAAGAGTTCAAACACAGAAAGACCTACGATATCGCGGGTTCGGTCTTTAAGGGCGGCGACGTCAAAAACGACGCGGAAGGCGCGGTCGCGAAAGAAGCGCAAGCCGCGGCGGCGGAAGGGATGATCCTCTTTACGACCAAGACCTGCCCGAACTGCAAAATGAGCAAAATGATGCTCGACAAAGCGGGCATCGCGTACACCCCGATCGACGCGGAAGACAATAAAGATCAAACCGTCAAGATGGGCGTTCGCAAGGCTCCGACTCTCCTCGTCCCGAACGCGGCGGGCGGCTACGATCGTTTCGAGAACGCCAGCGAGATCAAAGGCTTCATCGAAAACTGCAAGAAATAA
- the greA gene encoding transcription elongation factor GreA, whose product MAEIVLTKEGYKKLEEELDFYIKQKRPEAAERVKLAREFGDLSENAEYDAAKDEQGIVEGHIRELEETLKLAKVIDGEAIDTTTVSVGCFVKVHDIEYDETEEFKIVGSAEANYADHKISNESILGAALIGHKKGEIVDVKAPAGVSQYKILNIRK is encoded by the coding sequence ATGGCAGAGATCGTACTCACCAAAGAGGGATATAAAAAGTTAGAAGAAGAACTGGATTTCTATATCAAGCAAAAGAGACCCGAAGCGGCGGAAAGAGTCAAGCTCGCCCGCGAATTCGGCGACCTCAGCGAGAACGCGGAGTATGACGCCGCGAAGGACGAGCAGGGTATCGTCGAAGGGCATATCCGCGAGCTCGAAGAGACTTTGAAACTCGCAAAGGTCATCGACGGCGAAGCGATCGACACGACGACCGTCAGCGTCGGCTGCTTCGTTAAAGTCCACGATATCGAATACGACGAGACCGAAGAATTCAAGATCGTCGGCAGCGCGGAAGCGAACTATGCGGATCACAAGATCTCGAACGAATCGATCCTCGGCGCGGCTTTGATTGGGCATAAGAAGGGTGAAATCGTCGACGTCAAAGCACCCGCGGGCGTAAGTCAATATAAAATATTGAATATCCGCAAATAG
- a CDS encoding spore maturation protein codes for MSVYVLPAFIGLNFLIAAIRRVPVFDAFIEGAKGAVRLAADLFPYLAAVLIAVSLFESSGLSSALASFLSPAFRVLGIPSELTELIVVRPMSGSGSLALLSDVYARFGADSYPARVASVIVGSSETVFYVAALYASGTKIKKYKGAIAIALAATFAGTVFSCLLCRVL; via the coding sequence ATGAGCGTCTACGTCCTTCCCGCGTTTATCGGGTTGAATTTTTTGATCGCCGCCATTCGCCGCGTCCCCGTGTTCGATGCGTTTATCGAGGGCGCGAAAGGCGCGGTTCGCCTTGCGGCGGATCTTTTTCCCTATCTTGCCGCCGTCCTGATCGCGGTGTCGCTTTTCGAGTCGAGCGGTCTGTCTTCCGCGCTCGCTTCCTTCCTTTCGCCCGCCTTTCGCGTCTTGGGGATCCCCTCGGAACTCACCGAACTCATCGTCGTCCGCCCGATGAGCGGCTCCGGTTCCCTCGCGCTTCTGTCCGACGTCTACGCGCGTTTCGGCGCGGATAGTTATCCGGCGCGCGTCGCGAGCGTCATCGTCGGAAGCAGCGAAACGGTGTTTTACGTCGCGGCTTTGTATGCGAGCGGAACGAAGATCAAAAAATATAAAGGCGCGATCGCGATCGCCCTTGCGGCGACTTTTGCGGGGACGGTTTTTTCCTGCTTGCTTTGTCGCGTTTTATAG
- the rpsF gene encoding 30S ribosomal protein S6 codes for MNKYEVLYILNGDATDEVKAAAADKFSALITDLGGAVSTVDKWGMRKFAYPINYKTEGYYVLMNFESAPEVPAELERQMRNDENVVRFLVTRK; via the coding sequence ATGAATAAGTACGAAGTTTTGTACATCTTGAACGGTGACGCAACGGACGAAGTCAAAGCGGCCGCAGCGGACAAGTTCTCCGCTCTTATCACCGATTTGGGCGGCGCTGTCAGCACCGTGGACAAGTGGGGCATGAGAAAGTTCGCGTACCCCATCAATTACAAGACCGAAGGCTATTACGTTCTTATGAATTTCGAATCGGCTCCCGAAGTTCCCGCGGAACTCGAGCGTCAGATGAGAAACGATGAAAACGTAGTTCGTTTTTTGGTCACGAGAAAGTAA